AAGAACTGAGTATCCGAAGGACCGAGCAGCCCATGGCTTTGCCAGGCGCGGGCTTCTCCGCACCCTGAGAAGCTGATAGGAACGTCTGCTCCAATCGAACTCTTGCAGCCTGGTCCAGATGCGACTCTGGTAGGGAGGCCCCCAAATTTGTCCCCACCACCGAAAGTAACTCATAAGCACACATCAGGACCTGACCAAAAATGGCCTCCAAAGAACCTTGATGCACGACTGGTGCTTCAAGAAGAGTTTCCCATCTCCTCCAAACAGAATTCTCAAACTGATTTCTTATGGCAACACACCTCATAACAGGCGGCGCAGGCTTCATCGGCTCACATCTCGCTGACTATCTCCTCGATCGCGGGGAGAAGGTCATCGTGATCGACAACCTGAGCACAGGTCGGTACGACAATATCCAACACCTCGAAGGCCGCAGCGGATTCCAGGTCTTCATCGAGGATATACGTCACGCGTCCCTCATAGACGAACTCATCCGCCAGAGCGATCGGATCTATCACCTTGCCGCCTCCGTCGGCGTGAGACTGATTATCGAGAGGCCGACCGAATCGCTGATCAACAATATCGTCAGCACTGAGCGCGTCCTGGCGAGCGCCTCACGCTACCGGAAGACCGTCCTGGTGGCCTCCACTTCCGAGGTCTACGGCAAGAGCACGAAGGAGGCCTTTGCCGAGGGTGACGACACGGTCATGGGATCCACCGACAAGGCGCGGTGGGGTTACGCCAACTCCAAGGCCACAGATGAATTCCTGGCCATGGCCTACTACCAGGAAACCCGGTTGCCGGTCACCATCGCCCGGCTCTTCAACACGGTGGGTCCCAGGCAGACCGGGCAATACGGCATGGTCATACCCAATTTCGTCTCACAAGCTCTTCGAGGAACTCCAATTACCGTTTACGGTGACGGCACTCAATCGCGTTGTTTCTGCCACGTGAAGGATGTGGTCCCGGCTCTCGTTGAACTGATCACTCGCCCCATAACCTACGGGAAAGTCTTCAACGTCGGCTCGAACCGCGAGGTCAGCATGGGCGATCTCGCGAATCTCGTTGTCTCAATGACCCACTCCGATTCAGAAGTCCGCTTGGTCCCCTACGCAGAGGCCTATCCTTCCGGATTCGAGGATATGCAACGGCGCAAGCCGGATATAAGCCGGATCAACAAGCTTATCGGGTTCCAACCGAGCCGCAGCCTGGAGAATATTATTGAAGACGTGATCGCCGACCAGAAGGCACGCCTCGTTGAATCGGAGAGTTCCTCCGGATCAAGCAGCGCCTGAATCAGGAAGGGAACCGCCGTCTCTACGATCCGGCTTTCCGATCGGCGAATCGCCTCTTTACCTCGAACGGTGACCTGCGACCTAAGGCCTTCGCCTTTCAGACCTTCGACCCAGCAGGTCCATTCCATGAAGATCGCGTTCGTCTCCCAGCCATTTGACAACATGACTCCGCCCGTCCGAGGCGGTTCGTTGTCCATGTGGATCTATTACATGGCCCGCATCTGTGCGCGGCGAGGGCATGAAGTCACCGTATTCGGGAACCACGGCAGCAGACTCCATTCGAAGAAATGCCGCCACGATGGAGTGGAGTATGTCTTCACCCGAACCCTGGTCGATTCGGGAGTGAATCGACTAGGGCGGATCGCGGAAAACGCGCTACGTGCTATCGGCATGAAGCGGGGGACAAATCTTTCGACCAACGCGGGCTGGCATCATTGGGGTTACGCCCGGGAGGTAGCGCGCCACATTCGAAACGCGAAATGCGACGTCGTCCACATCATGGGCTACTCCCAGTTCGTCCCCGTCATCCGGCGTGCCTACCCCGACGTCAGGATCGCCCTGCATATGCAATGCGAGTGGTTGACCCAGTTTCCTCGCAAAGTGATTGAGCCACGTCTGCGCCAGGTGGACCTGATCATCGGATGCAGCGAGTACATCACCCGGTTGGTCGCCGACGGGTTTCCCGAGTTCGCAGACAAGTGTGTCACCGTACCCAATTCGGCCGATGTCATCCCCGAGGGATCCGCCGCCGTGCCGGCAGGGGAAAAAGTCCTGTTTGTCGGCCGGATCTCTCCCGAAAAGGGAATCCACGACCTGATAACCGCTTTTCACCTTGTCCTCGAGCGATTTCCGGAAGCAAGTCTCCATCTGGTCGGTGCCGCCGGTTCCGCACCCATCGAATACCTGGTAGGCCTGAGCGACGTGCCCTACGTCAAGGATCTCAGCCGCTTCTACGAGCGGCCGCCACTTGCGAACGGAAAGGATCCCTATCTAGTAACCCTCGAGGAACTAGCGGGACCCGAACTCGGCCGTCGAATTACCTTCGAGGGTCGTGCTGACCATGACAAGATTTCAGACCATTACCGGAATGCCGCAGTACTCGTCAATCCATCGCTAAGCGAGTCTTTCGGCATCAGTCTGGTAGAGGCCATGATGCTAAAGAAACCGGTTGTGGCCACCCGGGTCGGCGGAATGGCCCATACTGTGATTCCCGGCGAGACCGGTCTTCTTGTCGATCCGGCCAACCCGAACGCGCTGGCCGAGGCCATCTGCAAGGTGCTTGAGGACCCTGCACTTGCGCGACAGATGGGGGAAGCAGGCCGGAAACGAGCCGTTGGGCATTTCTCCTGGGAGCGATCGGCGGACCTCCTTCTTGAGGTTTACCGTGCCAGACCTTGTCACTCGGAGGCATAACATTGAACCTTCCTCGTCTTGAGTTGCTCAGGCGAGTCCTCCACCAAAGACACGGGATGACTCGCTGTCCAGGTCCGGATGAGAAAGCAACTATTTTTGCACCCCATCAGGATGACGAGACTCTCGGGTGCGGAGGCACAATTCTCCAAAAATCCGCCCTGGGAACCCCAGTTCATCTGGTCTTCATGACCGACGGCAGCACATCCCACAGCAGGTTTATCAGCCAGGATGAGCTTCGCGTCCTGCGGGAAAAAGAAGCACTCAACGCGGCCGGGATTCTCGGGCTTCACTCGCGACAGGTCGACTTCCTGAGGTTTCCGGACGGCCGACTTGGTCACCACCACGAGGACGCCGTGACGGAAGTCAGGAAGAGACTGCTCGCTCACCGCCCCGCCGAGATCTTCGTCCCCTACCGATTCGATGGCACCACGGATCACGAAGCTACCTACGCGATCGTGACCGAGGCACTCTGTGACATCGACTACGGTGTCACCCTGTTCGAATACCCGATCTGGTTCTGGAATCAATGGCCGTGGGTTTCCCTTCCACTCCGCCTCTCTCGGGAGCTCCCGAAAGAGGTGGCCCGTTCCATGAGGTTTGGACTGGGATTGACCTCATTCCGCCACTTCTCAACCGGCACCGACATCAGCAAACATCTGGAGGGGAAACGCGCTGCTCTGGCAGCACACCGATCCCAGATGGAACGATTGCAGAACGAACCCAACTGGCCCATTCTCTCGGATGTCTCCAATGGCCAATTCCTTGAATGCCTGCTCGATGACTGCGAAGTGTTCCGCGTCACGCATATTCCGGCGCACTCAGATCCGGCATGAGTTCACTCGCTCCGCCCCCAAGGAACTCCCCGTCGACTCAGACAGCCACCCGTTTCGCTCTTGTTGTCATCGCAATCGGTGTTCTGGTCTATTCGCTCTCACCGTTTGAGCCGTCTCTTGTCGTCGCTGAATTCCCGGACAGACTGAGAGAAGCGTTCAACCCGCAGGCACCCGATCTGGGATTGAAACTCGTTGGACATTTTTTCGCGTTCCTGATGCTCGGAACAGCGATCGAACTCGCATTCGGCCCACGACTCCGCGAGATCCGCATCCTCCCGTTGATTTGCCTGGTCGCCTTGGGATGCCTGATCGTGGAAACCCTCCAATTCATCCAATCCGATCGACACGCCCGGGTTGTCGACCTGATCTGCAACATCACTGCGGTGAGTGGAGCCATCCTGCTTCTCGGGCGTCTCGATGCGACAAAGCCGGTGCGTCTGGCCCTCGTTCGTGTGCTCACTCAAAGGATGGACCTTTGGATGGCGGGATTGTTCACCATCGGGTTCGTTGCCTGGATCTCAGCCGGTCTGTATCCGGCTTTCTTTCTCCAGACCAAATCTTGGGACTCGGGAATGGAGTTCTGTCTCGTCAATGAAACGGACGGATCACGACCGTGGCTGGGAAATCTCGCCTTCGTCGGTCTCTATGATCGAAGCCTTTCCAAGTCCGCTGTTGAAGACCTTAACGAGGCTGCGTCCCCTGAAGACCGGGATGCCGCCCGCATCCGCCTCGGGCTCGCCTTGGGCTACTCGTTTGACGAGTCTCCCTCCGGCCAGATTCTGCCCTCAGGAACAATCGCCTCACCGGACTTCGCCATCCCATTACCTGATGAGTACATTTCTACCACGAGCAACCCGTCCGCACTGGTGATCGATGAGCCCATATCCCTGAGACCAGACCATCCAGTCGGCCCTCTGGCCGAACGTCTGATCGAATCGGGTGCGTTCAGCATCGAGGTAGGGATAAAGGCAATGGATACCCTTCAAACCGGCCCCGCCCGCATCGTGACTTGGTCGGACGGCCCGTATCGGAGAAACTTCACCCTGGCACAGGATGGCGCAGACCTTGAGTTCCGGGTCCGAAACGGGGTCAACGGTGAGAACGGCCTTGTCCATGCCCTGCGAATCCGGGGCGCAGTCGATGCGAGTCCACAGCGGTTTTTCGCCACCTATGATCACGGCGTCTCCACCATCCGCGACCAGACCGGACGGTCTCTCAGCTCTGTCGATCTGCGGGAGCCGTTCGTCTACCTTGGGCTGGGCGCCAACGAAGGAGGAAGGATCGCCGGGGCCCTGCTCCTCGTCTGCCTGGTCGGTCTGCCCCTGTCACTCCTTCTTCATCGCCAGCCGCCGGTCTCACGCCATGCCATCGCCCTGTCCACAGTTATGATAATCGGCTCGCTACCCTTTCTTGCCACCTGCCTGCAAGTCGGCGGACCGCTCCATCTCAATCTTCTGTTCTGGAACCTCGTAGCCTGCTGCACTGCTTACCCGCTACTTCTGGGATTTGTCTCGAGTGGGCAGGAAAGAGCGGCTTCTGAAGCCACCGGCATTCGGTGAGGGAGAGGAGTTTGAGGGTTGTTGGTTGTTATTGGTTATTGGGAATTGGTTATTGGTTATTGGTTATTGGTTATTCGGATCCTATTCCCTACAATTCTCGAAAGGGAACTTTTTGAATCCATATCATAAAAATGCGATCGCGGCGCTCATCGTCATGTTGGCTCTCCTGTCAGGAGGTTGCCCTCCCAAGACTGATGAGGTCCCGTTTCTCAAGCATTGGGTGATTGATCCCAATCCGAATACCGGGAGAGAGTGCTGCTCGGATATCCTTGCCCTGGGCGACATCAATGGGGATGGGAATCTGGATATCGTTCTCGGCGCCGAGCAGGCCACCGACCCGGGGCTCGTCTGGTACGAATTCCCTTCGTGGGAAAAACATCCGGTCGCCAAAGGTGAGTTCACCACAGATGGAGAAGTCGCAGACATGGACGGAGATGGGGATCTGGACATCGCCATCGGAACGCTGACCGGCCAGAACGGTGAGATCCGCTGGTATGAAAACACCGGTCATCCCGAATCCGATGCCTGGCCACTTCATGTGATCGGAGCCGCTTACGCTCATGACCTGGACGTCGCTGATCTCGATGGAGACGGCGATATGGACGTCATCTCCTGTGACAAGAATGCAGTGGTCGCTTGGTACAATCACGATGGATCGTATGTCGAAAAGACACTCTTAAGGCGACCCGGAGAAGGCCTCGCGAAAGGTGATATCGACGGGGACGGCGATCCGGATATCGTCTATGGCGGGACCTGGCTGGAGAACCCAGGTCCAGATAGCGAAGCACAGTGGTCCGAGCACGATCTCGCTCCCGATTGGCCTGCGGAAACCCGCGTCGCACTGGATGACTTCAATAACGACGGTCGGGTGGATGTGGTTCTCTCCGTTTCCGAAGGCGAAGGCCCCCTATCCTGGTTTGAGAACCCGGAAGAGCCCAAAGGCGGTCGCTGGATCGAGCACCCTGTTTCCGAGGGCATCCTCACAGGCGCTCACTCGCTCCAGACGGCGGATTTCGACCTGGACGGTGACATCGATATTCTGACCGCCGAGATGCACACCTCCCGAGATCGTCGGGTCATCCTCTACCTGAATGAAGGAGACCACTTCTCCCCTCATGTTCTATCCGCGGAGGGCTCCCACAATATGCAGATCGGTGACATCGACCGCGACGGCGATACCGACATCGTGGGCAAGAATTACGGTGGGATCGGCCGATCGGTTGAAATGTGGGAAAACCTCGCGAGTCCGAAAGATGCGTGGACCTACATACCGGTCGATCAGAACCGGCCAAAGTCCGAGCAGGGCAAAATGGGACTCTGTTTTGCGGATGCCAATCGGGACGGCTTCTCCGACATACTCGCAGGTGGATTTCTCTACCTCAACCCGGCCGGAGTCCTCGCCAATCCGTGGACGAGAACCGCCCTCCCGGGTTCTCCGGACTGCTATGTCTCCCTCGACATCAACGACAATGGCCGGACGGATATCCTGGCATCAGACGGCCCGAACATCGTCTGGCTCGAAGCGCCTGCCGACAACGTGGGGCCCTGGACATCCACCGCGGTCGCGTCGATTCCTGAAGGAAGAACTCAGGGATACCTTCTTGCCAATCTGACGGAGAACCCAAGGCCTCAGTTTGTATTCTCCCGTGGCGAGCACCTCTTTTGCCTCGAGATTCCTGCCGCTCCCGGAACAGAGCCCTGGCCCCTTCACTTGCTTTCAACCGCGACATCCGAGGAGGCAATCGCGGCTGGCGACATCGATCATGATGGAGACCTGGACTTGGCAGCGTCGCTCGCCGACGGCGAACATCTCGTCTGGCTGGAAAACCCAGGGACTCTGGGCACCACATGGGAGACACATCCCATCGGATCCGGTAAGCCATGGGTCGATCGGATCGGCCTCGCCGATTTCGACAGCGACGGTCGACTCGATCTCGTCGTCACCGAGGAAAGACAGGATGGGGCCATCATGGCGGATCTGACCCTGTTTCACGGTCCCGGGAATCCAAAGCTGGACGTGTGGGATCGCACCATCATTGCCCGCCACCGTTCTCTGAACAGCATGGATCTGGCCGATTTCAATGGCGATGGGGCCGTCGACATCGCCGTGGCCGAACACACCGATCTTCGCGAGAGCAAGGGAGCCGTCGATAATCTGACTCTGGTCTACCTGAACGACCGCGAATCCCGATCGTGGATACCCACAGTTGTCGAACGCGGCCCCCACAGCAGTCACCTGGGGGCACGGACCGTGGATCTGGACAATGACGGTCATCCGGAGATCGTTTCCATCGGCTGGAACCAATTCCGTTTTCTTCACCTTTGGGCCCAGATTCCGGCGACAACCGCCGCCCGATAGTACGTAAGCGAATCCCCTTCTCCGGGAATCTATCAGAGACCCGCTCAGGGAAACCCTCAAAGAGCCGTTCACAGAGGTGCCGGGTCGTACCCAGCCTTGAGTCTGTGCCATCCCTCAAGAGAATGAATGGAGCACCAGTTGCCTCAATCGAATACACTTTATGAAAGTTGCCATCCTCGCAGGCGGCGTCGGAAGCCGCCTCTCTGAAGAAACCCAGATCAAACCAAAGCCGATGGTCGAGATCGGCTCCCGGCCGATTCTCTGGCATATCCTGAAGCACTATGCCCACTACGGGTTCAACGATTTCGTGATCGCACTCGGGTATAAGGGCGAGGTGATCAAGAAGTACTTCGTCGACTACTGTTCACTTGAGAGCAACCTGACGGTGAAGCTCGGATCGGGCTCGGTCATCCCTCACGGTAACGACAGTCCGGAATGGAATGTCGAATTGATCGACACCGGGAATGCCACCCTGACCGGCGGAAGGATAAAGCGCCTTCAGCCCTTCATCGGGAATGAACCATTCATGCTGACCTGGGGAGACGGCGTCTCAAACATCGACCTCGGCAAGCTCCTCGAATTCCATCGTTCCCATGGAAAACTCGCCACCGTCACGGCCGTGCGCCCGCCGGCCCGTTTCGGTCATATGACCTTTGATGGGGACACGGTGCTGGAATTCTCAGAGAAGCCTCAAGCGTCCGAAGGCTGGATCAACGGTGCCTTCTTCGTTCTGCAGCCGGAGATTTTCGACTACATCGAGGGTGATGCGACTCAATGGGAGCATGAACCCATGGTCCGTCTCGCCAAGGAACGTCAACTGATGGCTTACCGGCATGACGACTTCTGGCAATGCATGGACACCCTGCGGGACAAGGTCCTTCTCGAATCCCTCTGGCAGAAAGGCAACGCCCCCTGGAAGACGTGGAGTGACTGAGCCGGATGGCGGGTTGGGGAAGAGGTCGGATGGCGGAGGACAGAGGACAGAGGACAGAGGACAGAGGACAGAGGACAGAGGACAGAGGACAGAGGACAGAGGACAGAGGACAGAGGACAGAGGACGGGCTGAATTCTTTGCAATCGATTGCAACACATGTTTTCACATATCTATAACCAGTAACGACTAACGAATAACGAGGGCCCACCAGCGCGTTCGACCTTCGACCTTCGACTTTTGACCTTCGACCTTAGACTTCCCCCTTCTCTCTTACCTCTTACCGGCGGCAAAGCCGCCAACTTTCCAATATGAAAATACTCGTAACCGGACATCTCGGCTATATCGGCACCGTTCTCGTACCCATGCTGCTCAATGAGGGCTATGACGTCGTTGGCATGGACAGCGATCTCTACCGCAACAGCACATTTGGCGACAATCTCGTCAAGGTCCCTAATATCCAGAAGGACATCCGCGACGCTACCGTCGAAGATCTGAGGGGATTTGATGCCGTCCTGCACCTGGCAGGACTGTCTAACGACCCTCTGGGTGACATCGACAAAGAGCTGACCTACAGCATCAATTACCGCGCATCGGCTCACCTGGCGAAGCTCGCCAAGCAGGCCGGCGTCCCCCGCTTCGTCTTCTCCTCTTCGTGCAGCACCTACGGCGCCGGAGGCGAGGAACTGCGAACGGAGGAATCAACCTTCAACCCGGTGACACCGTATGGCGAGTCCAAGGTCCTGGCCGAGCGGGATATC
This sequence is a window from Opitutaceae bacterium. Protein-coding genes within it:
- a CDS encoding glycosyltransferase family 4 protein — protein: MKIAFVSQPFDNMTPPVRGGSLSMWIYYMARICARRGHEVTVFGNHGSRLHSKKCRHDGVEYVFTRTLVDSGVNRLGRIAENALRAIGMKRGTNLSTNAGWHHWGYAREVARHIRNAKCDVVHIMGYSQFVPVIRRAYPDVRIALHMQCEWLTQFPRKVIEPRLRQVDLIIGCSEYITRLVADGFPEFADKCVTVPNSADVIPEGSAAVPAGEKVLFVGRISPEKGIHDLITAFHLVLERFPEASLHLVGAAGSAPIEYLVGLSDVPYVKDLSRFYERPPLANGKDPYLVTLEELAGPELGRRITFEGRADHDKISDHYRNAAVLVNPSLSESFGISLVEAMMLKKPVVATRVGGMAHTVIPGETGLLVDPANPNALAEAICKVLEDPALARQMGEAGRKRAVGHFSWERSADLLLEVYRARPCHSEA
- a CDS encoding GDP-mannose 4,6-dehydratase, with the protein product MATHLITGGAGFIGSHLADYLLDRGEKVIVIDNLSTGRYDNIQHLEGRSGFQVFIEDIRHASLIDELIRQSDRIYHLAASVGVRLIIERPTESLINNIVSTERVLASASRYRKTVLVASTSEVYGKSTKEAFAEGDDTVMGSTDKARWGYANSKATDEFLAMAYYQETRLPVTIARLFNTVGPRQTGQYGMVIPNFVSQALRGTPITVYGDGTQSRCFCHVKDVVPALVELITRPITYGKVFNVGSNREVSMGDLANLVVSMTHSDSEVRLVPYAEAYPSGFEDMQRRKPDISRINKLIGFQPSRSLENIIEDVIADQKARLVESESSSGSSSA
- a CDS encoding VCBS repeat-containing protein; this encodes MLALLSGGCPPKTDEVPFLKHWVIDPNPNTGRECCSDILALGDINGDGNLDIVLGAEQATDPGLVWYEFPSWEKHPVAKGEFTTDGEVADMDGDGDLDIAIGTLTGQNGEIRWYENTGHPESDAWPLHVIGAAYAHDLDVADLDGDGDMDVISCDKNAVVAWYNHDGSYVEKTLLRRPGEGLAKGDIDGDGDPDIVYGGTWLENPGPDSEAQWSEHDLAPDWPAETRVALDDFNNDGRVDVVLSVSEGEGPLSWFENPEEPKGGRWIEHPVSEGILTGAHSLQTADFDLDGDIDILTAEMHTSRDRRVILYLNEGDHFSPHVLSAEGSHNMQIGDIDRDGDTDIVGKNYGGIGRSVEMWENLASPKDAWTYIPVDQNRPKSEQGKMGLCFADANRDGFSDILAGGFLYLNPAGVLANPWTRTALPGSPDCYVSLDINDNGRTDILASDGPNIVWLEAPADNVGPWTSTAVASIPEGRTQGYLLANLTENPRPQFVFSRGEHLFCLEIPAAPGTEPWPLHLLSTATSEEAIAAGDIDHDGDLDLAASLADGEHLVWLENPGTLGTTWETHPIGSGKPWVDRIGLADFDSDGRLDLVVTEERQDGAIMADLTLFHGPGNPKLDVWDRTIIARHRSLNSMDLADFNGDGAVDIAVAEHTDLRESKGAVDNLTLVYLNDRESRSWIPTVVERGPHSSHLGARTVDLDNDGHPEIVSIGWNQFRFLHLWAQIPATTAAR
- a CDS encoding PIG-L family deacetylase — protein: MTRCPGPDEKATIFAPHQDDETLGCGGTILQKSALGTPVHLVFMTDGSTSHSRFISQDELRVLREKEALNAAGILGLHSRQVDFLRFPDGRLGHHHEDAVTEVRKRLLAHRPAEIFVPYRFDGTTDHEATYAIVTEALCDIDYGVTLFEYPIWFWNQWPWVSLPLRLSRELPKEVARSMRFGLGLTSFRHFSTGTDISKHLEGKRAALAAHRSQMERLQNEPNWPILSDVSNGQFLECLLDDCEVFRVTHIPAHSDPA
- the rfbF gene encoding glucose-1-phosphate cytidylyltransferase encodes the protein MKVAILAGGVGSRLSEETQIKPKPMVEIGSRPILWHILKHYAHYGFNDFVIALGYKGEVIKKYFVDYCSLESNLTVKLGSGSVIPHGNDSPEWNVELIDTGNATLTGGRIKRLQPFIGNEPFMLTWGDGVSNIDLGKLLEFHRSHGKLATVTAVRPPARFGHMTFDGDTVLEFSEKPQASEGWINGAFFVLQPEIFDYIEGDATQWEHEPMVRLAKERQLMAYRHDDFWQCMDTLRDKVLLESLWQKGNAPWKTWSD
- a CDS encoding VanZ family protein — its product is MSSLAPPPRNSPSTQTATRFALVVIAIGVLVYSLSPFEPSLVVAEFPDRLREAFNPQAPDLGLKLVGHFFAFLMLGTAIELAFGPRLREIRILPLICLVALGCLIVETLQFIQSDRHARVVDLICNITAVSGAILLLGRLDATKPVRLALVRVLTQRMDLWMAGLFTIGFVAWISAGLYPAFFLQTKSWDSGMEFCLVNETDGSRPWLGNLAFVGLYDRSLSKSAVEDLNEAASPEDRDAARIRLGLALGYSFDESPSGQILPSGTIASPDFAIPLPDEYISTTSNPSALVIDEPISLRPDHPVGPLAERLIESGAFSIEVGIKAMDTLQTGPARIVTWSDGPYRRNFTLAQDGADLEFRVRNGVNGENGLVHALRIRGAVDASPQRFFATYDHGVSTIRDQTGRSLSSVDLREPFVYLGLGANEGGRIAGALLLVCLVGLPLSLLLHRQPPVSRHAIALSTVMIIGSLPFLATCLQVGGPLHLNLLFWNLVACCTAYPLLLGFVSSGQERAASEATGIR